CTTGTCAGGGCTCTTCATACCGACATATTTCGCTACGCCTTTTGGTTATGTGGTGATAAACATGTTGCAGAAGATATTACTCAAGAAACGTTCTTAAGAGCTTGGCGCTCTTTGGATTCTTTAAATGATGATAAAGCCGCTAAAGCTTGGCTAATTACTATTTTAAGACGGGAAAACGCCCGACGTTTTGAACGTAAGCAATTTGACTACAGTGATGTGGAACAAGATTTACTTGAAGATGTATTATCGACAAGTCATGAAGAAGACACTGAACAGTATTGGTTGCGCCGTCAAATTGGTAAACTCGATATTGAATACCGAGAGCCTTTGTTATTGCAGTTGATTGGCGGGTTTAGTGGTGAAGAAATTGCCACCATGCTCGAACTTAATCGAAATACGGTAATGACGCGCTTATTTAGAGCCAGAAACCAGTTAAAAGACGCTCTC
This region of Shewanella livingstonensis genomic DNA includes:
- a CDS encoding sigma-70 family RNA polymerase sigma factor, translating into MFDYLRKKKSEPAVLSEMLTKQRRYDSLVRALHTDIFRYAFWLCGDKHVAEDITQETFLRAWRSLDSLNDDKAAKAWLITILRRENARRFERKQFDYSDVEQDLLEDVLSTSHEEDTEQYWLRRQIGKLDIEYREPLLLQLIGGFSGEEIATMLELNRNTVMTRLFRARNQLKDALEAPEVRGQSNG